A genomic region of Mycobacterium senriense contains the following coding sequences:
- a CDS encoding alpha-(1->3)-arabinofuranosyltransferase domain-containing protein, producing the protein MSRRWLWLVGAIALTLTFAQSPGRISPDTKLDLTANPLRFLARATNLWNSELPFGQAQNQAYGYLFPHGTFFLLGHALGVPGWMTQRLWWALLLTVGFWGLLRVAEALGIGSPTSRVIAAAAFALSPRVLTTLGSISSETLPMMLAPWVLLPTILALRASGGRSVRALAGQAGLAIALMGAVNAIATAAGCLPAVIWWACHRPNRLWWRYTGWWLVALVLATLWWVVALVMLRAISPPFLDFIESSGVTTQWSSLVEMLRGTDSWTPYVAPTATAGAPLVTGSAAVLGTCLVAAAGLAGLARRDMPARGRLVTMLLVGVVLMAAGYSGGLGSPVAHAAQAFLDAGGAPLRNVHKLGSVIRIPVVLGLAQLLGRIPLPGSAPMLVWLRAFAHPERDKRLATAIVVVTALLVSTSLAWTGRLAPPGTFTAIPQYWHEAADWLTEHNTGTPTPGRVLVVPGAPFATQVWGTSHDEPLQVLGASPWGVRDSIPLTPPQTIRALDSVQRLFAAGRPSAGLADTLARQGISYVALRNDLDPDTSRSARPILVHRAIDGSPGLRKVAQFGAPVGPGTLAGFVADSGLRPRYPAVEIFRVGDDSDPATPYFVDTDRLARVDGGPEALLRLDERRRLQGQAPLGPALLTADARGAGLPGDAGVTITDTPVARETDYGRVDQHSSAIRAPGDARHTYNRVPDYPVPGADPVTGAWTGGRITVSSSSSDSTAMPDVAPANSPAAAIDGDSATAWVSNSLQAAVGQWMRIDFDHPVTNAAITLTPSATAVGAQVRRILIETATGSTTLRFDEPGKPLAAALPYGETPWVRITAAGTDDRSAGVQFGITDLSITQYDASGFAHQVDLRHTVRVPGPPPGSPIAGWDLGSELLGRPGCAAAPDGVRCAPSMALAPEEPVNFSRTLTVPAPMSVTPTVWVRPRQGPKLADLIAEPNTAVAHGDSDTVDVLGSAYAAADGDPATAWTAPQRVVQHKTPPTLTLRLPRPTEVTGVRLAPSRSTLPAHPTMVAVNLGDGPQAAALKPDITQTVPLKARVTDTVTISLLNWQDVIDRNALGFDQLKPPGLAEVTALGVDGNPIAPADAARNRTREISIGCDRGPVVAVAGRFMHTAIHTTVGAILDDAPVAAVPCERDPIELPAGQQELLISPGAQFVVDGAELTVPAVTEVARPLRVSSWRAWGSDRREVQAPASSTSRVLVIPESINPGWVARSGAGARLTPIAVNGWQQGWLVPAGDPGTITLTFASNSLYRAGLAVGLALLPLLAMLALWRTRRKEDGDAPARPWRPGPWAAVPALAAAGVIAGLGGVAVMGAALGLRYALRQGHWERLSVLGSAGGLILAGAVLSRQPWRSADGYAGHSAGVQLLALISLAVLAASVVALPERARGARDE; encoded by the coding sequence GTGTCGCGCCGGTGGTTGTGGTTGGTCGGTGCGATCGCGCTGACCCTGACATTCGCCCAATCCCCCGGACGGATCTCCCCCGACACCAAGCTTGACCTGACCGCGAACCCGCTGCGCTTTCTGGCCCGGGCGACCAATCTGTGGAACAGCGAGCTGCCGTTCGGGCAGGCACAGAACCAGGCTTACGGATACCTGTTTCCGCACGGCACCTTCTTTCTCCTCGGCCACGCGCTGGGCGTGCCCGGTTGGATGACCCAGCGGCTGTGGTGGGCGCTGCTGCTCACCGTCGGCTTCTGGGGTCTGTTGCGGGTCGCCGAGGCGCTGGGGATCGGCAGCCCGACGTCGCGGGTGATCGCCGCGGCCGCGTTCGCGCTGTCGCCGCGGGTGCTCACCACGCTCGGATCGATCTCGTCGGAAACATTGCCGATGATGTTGGCGCCGTGGGTGTTGCTGCCCACGATCCTCGCGCTGCGGGCCAGCGGCGGCCGATCCGTGCGAGCGCTGGCCGGGCAGGCGGGCCTGGCTATCGCGCTGATGGGCGCGGTGAATGCCATCGCGACCGCGGCCGGCTGCCTGCCGGCGGTGATCTGGTGGGCGTGCCACCGGCCGAACCGGTTGTGGTGGCGCTACACCGGGTGGTGGCTGGTGGCGCTGGTGCTGGCCACGCTGTGGTGGGTGGTGGCGCTGGTGATGCTGCGCGCCATCAGCCCTCCCTTCCTGGATTTCATCGAATCGTCCGGCGTCACAACGCAATGGTCCTCACTGGTCGAGATGTTGCGCGGCACCGACAGCTGGACCCCGTACGTGGCGCCGACCGCCACCGCGGGCGCTCCGCTGGTGACCGGGTCGGCGGCCGTGCTGGGTACCTGCCTGGTCGCGGCGGCCGGACTCGCGGGGCTGGCCCGCCGGGACATGCCGGCGCGCGGTCGGCTGGTGACGATGCTGCTGGTCGGGGTGGTGCTGATGGCCGCCGGATACAGCGGCGGGCTGGGCTCGCCGGTGGCGCACGCGGCGCAGGCCTTCCTGGACGCCGGCGGCGCCCCGCTGCGCAACGTGCACAAGCTGGGATCGGTGATCAGGATCCCGGTGGTGCTGGGCCTCGCGCAGCTGCTGGGCCGGATACCGCTGCCGGGCAGCGCACCAATGTTGGTGTGGCTACGCGCCTTTGCGCACCCCGAGCGTGACAAACGGCTCGCCACCGCGATCGTGGTGGTGACGGCGCTGTTGGTCAGCACGTCACTGGCGTGGACCGGCCGGCTGGCCCCGCCGGGAACCTTCACCGCGATCCCGCAGTACTGGCACGAGGCCGCCGACTGGCTCACCGAGCACAACACCGGGACACCGACGCCCGGGCGGGTGCTCGTGGTCCCGGGGGCGCCCTTCGCCACCCAGGTGTGGGGCACCAGCCACGATGAGCCGCTGCAAGTGCTGGGCGCCAGCCCGTGGGGGGTGCGCGATTCCATCCCGCTGACCCCGCCGCAGACCATCCGGGCGCTCGATTCGGTGCAGCGCTTGTTCGCCGCTGGCCGTCCCTCGGCCGGGTTGGCCGATACCCTTGCCCGCCAAGGCATTTCCTATGTGGCGCTGCGCAACGACCTGGATCCCGACACGTCGCGCTCGGCGCGCCCGATCCTGGTGCATCGCGCCATCGACGGGTCACCCGGACTGCGCAAGGTCGCGCAGTTCGGCGCGCCGGTGGGGCCCGGCACGCTCGCGGGTTTCGTCGCCGACAGCGGGCTGCGGCCGCGATATCCGGCGGTCGAGATTTTCCGGGTCGGCGACGACAGTGACCCCGCCACACCGTATTTCGTGGACACCGACCGGCTGGCCCGGGTCGACGGCGGCCCCGAGGCGCTGCTGCGTCTTGACGAGCGCCGACGGCTGCAGGGCCAGGCGCCGCTGGGTCCGGCGCTGCTGACCGCCGACGCGCGCGGCGCCGGGCTGCCGGGGGACGCCGGGGTGACCATCACCGACACCCCGGTGGCCCGTGAGACGGATTATGGCCGGGTAGACCAACATTCGTCGGCGATCAGGGCCCCCGGCGATGCGCGGCACACCTACAACCGGGTGCCCGACTATCCCGTCCCCGGCGCCGACCCGGTGACCGGCGCCTGGACCGGCGGCCGGATCACGGTATCGAGCTCGTCGTCGGATTCCACCGCGATGCCCGACGTCGCACCGGCGAACTCGCCGGCCGCCGCGATCGACGGCGACTCCGCGACCGCCTGGGTGTCCAACTCGCTGCAGGCCGCCGTCGGTCAATGGATGCGGATCGATTTCGACCATCCGGTGACCAACGCGGCGATCACGTTGACGCCCAGCGCCACCGCCGTCGGCGCCCAGGTGCGCCGCATCCTGATCGAAACCGCCACCGGCAGCACCACTTTGCGTTTCGACGAGCCGGGCAAGCCGCTTGCCGCGGCGCTCCCCTACGGCGAAACCCCGTGGGTGCGGATCACCGCCGCGGGCACCGACGACCGATCCGCCGGCGTGCAGTTCGGCATCACCGACCTGTCCATCACCCAGTACGACGCCTCCGGATTCGCCCACCAGGTCGACCTGCGGCACACCGTGCGGGTGCCCGGGCCGCCGCCGGGTTCGCCGATCGCCGGGTGGGACCTCGGCTCGGAGCTGCTGGGCAGACCGGGTTGCGCCGCCGCGCCCGACGGTGTGCGCTGCGCGCCGTCGATGGCCCTGGCACCGGAGGAACCGGTCAACTTCAGCCGGACGCTGACCGTGCCGGCGCCGATGTCGGTGACCCCGACGGTGTGGGTGCGCCCGCGCCAGGGGCCCAAGCTGGCCGACCTGATCGCCGAGCCGAATACCGCTGTCGCCCACGGCGATTCAGATACGGTCGATGTCCTGGGCTCGGCGTACGCCGCCGCCGACGGCGACCCGGCCACCGCGTGGACGGCGCCGCAGCGGGTGGTGCAGCATAAAACCCCGCCGACCCTGACGCTCAGGCTGCCCCGCCCCACCGAGGTCACCGGGGTGCGGCTGGCGCCGAGCCGGTCGACGTTGCCCGCGCACCCGACGATGGTGGCCGTCAACCTGGGCGATGGCCCGCAAGCCGCCGCGCTGAAACCCGACATCACGCAGACGGTGCCGCTGAAAGCCCGGGTGACCGACACCGTAACCATCAGCCTGCTCAATTGGCAGGACGTCATCGACCGCAACGCTTTGGGTTTCGACCAGCTCAAGCCGCCCGGGCTGGCCGAGGTCACGGCGCTGGGCGTCGACGGCAACCCGATCGCGCCCGCCGACGCGGCCCGCAACCGCACCCGGGAGATCAGCATCGGCTGCGACCGCGGACCCGTCGTCGCGGTCGCGGGCCGGTTCATGCACACCGCCATCCACACCACCGTGGGGGCGATCCTGGATGACGCTCCCGTCGCCGCCGTGCCCTGCGAACGCGACCCGATCGAGTTGCCCGCCGGCCAACAGGAGCTGCTAATCAGTCCCGGCGCACAATTCGTGGTGGACGGAGCCGAACTGACGGTGCCGGCCGTCACCGAAGTCGCACGGCCGCTGCGTGTTTCGTCCTGGCGGGCCTGGGGTTCGGATCGCCGCGAAGTGCAGGCGCCCGCCTCGTCGACCTCGCGGGTGCTGGTCATCCCGGAAAGCATCAACCCGGGCTGGGTGGCACGCTCCGGCGCCGGCGCCCGCTTGACGCCGATCGCCGTCAACGGATGGCAGCAGGGCTGGTTGGTGCCCGCGGGCGACCCGGGCACCATCACGCTGACATTCGCCTCCAACTCGCTCTACCGCGCCGGCCTGGCGGTCGGACTGGCGTTGCTGCCGCTGCTGGCGATGCTCGCGCTCTGGCGCACCCGAAGAAAGGAGGACGGCGACGCGCCCGCGCGGCCATGGCGGCCCGGCCCTTGGGCGGCCGTCCCCGCGCTGGCCGCCGCGGGGGTGATCGCCGGCCTGGGCGGTGTCGCGGTGATGGGCGCAGCACTGGGACTGCGGTATGCGCTGCGCCAGGGGCACTGGGAACGCCTCAGCGTGCTGGGCAGCGCCGGCGGTCTGATCCTGGCCGGCGCGGTGCTGTCACGACAGCCGTGGCGTTCGGCCGACGGCTACGCCGGCCATTCCGCCGGTGTTCAGCTGCTGGCGCTGATTTCGCTTGCGGTGCTTGCCGCTTCGGTGGTTGCGCTCCCCGAACGTGCGCGGGGAGCGCGCGACGAATAG
- a CDS encoding glycoside hydrolase family 3 N-terminal domain-containing protein has product MAFSRTMAVLAAASMLVAGCGQHAAHPSHTSTKTSSKPVAAPAPPVCADPSAVPATLGIRDKLAQLLMVGVKNADDARAVVNGYHVGGIFIGSWTDLSIFKGPLAEIAAKAGPLPLAVSVDEEGGRVSRLKSLIGTSPSPRELAQTQTVQQVHDLAADRGKKMRDLGITVDFAPVVDVSDEPDDAVIGNRSFSADPAKVTDYAGAYAQGLRDAGLLPVLKHFPGHGHGSGDSHTGGVVTPPLDDLQNNDLVPYRTLVASPPVGVMVGHLQVPGLTGDAPASLSPEAVQLLRNGVGYKGPPFTGPVFSDDLSSMAAISDRYGVSEAVLRSLRAGVDVALWVTTDEVPAVLDRLQQAVASGDLPAKQVDESLVRVATMKGPSPSCGH; this is encoded by the coding sequence ATGGCATTTTCGCGCACCATGGCCGTGCTCGCAGCCGCGTCGATGCTGGTGGCCGGTTGCGGCCAGCATGCCGCGCACCCATCCCACACGTCGACGAAGACGTCGAGCAAGCCGGTGGCCGCTCCGGCGCCGCCGGTGTGTGCCGACCCGTCGGCGGTTCCGGCGACGTTGGGCATCCGCGACAAGCTCGCGCAACTGCTGATGGTGGGCGTGAAGAACGCCGACGACGCCCGCGCCGTCGTCAACGGCTACCACGTGGGCGGCATCTTCATCGGCAGCTGGACGGACCTGTCGATCTTCAAGGGGCCGCTGGCCGAGATCGCGGCCAAGGCGGGCCCGCTGCCGCTGGCGGTCAGCGTCGATGAAGAGGGCGGCCGTGTCTCGCGGCTGAAGTCGTTGATCGGGACCTCGCCGTCGCCCCGCGAGCTGGCGCAGACGCAAACCGTCCAGCAGGTGCATGACCTGGCCGCCGACCGCGGCAAGAAGATGCGTGACCTGGGCATCACCGTCGACTTCGCGCCCGTGGTCGACGTCAGCGACGAGCCCGACGACGCGGTGATCGGCAACCGTTCGTTCAGCGCGGATCCGGCCAAGGTCACCGATTACGCCGGTGCCTATGCGCAGGGGCTGCGCGACGCCGGGCTGCTGCCGGTGCTCAAGCACTTCCCCGGCCACGGGCACGGCTCGGGCGATTCGCACACCGGGGGCGTCGTCACGCCGCCGCTGGACGATCTGCAGAACAACGATCTGGTGCCCTACCGGACCCTGGTGGCTTCGCCGCCGGTCGGGGTCATGGTGGGCCACCTGCAGGTCCCCGGCCTCACCGGCGACGCCCCGGCCAGCCTGAGCCCCGAGGCGGTGCAGCTGCTGCGCAACGGGGTCGGCTACAAGGGGCCGCCGTTCACCGGGCCGGTATTCAGCGACGACCTGTCCAGCATGGCCGCCATCTCCGACCGGTACGGGGTGTCGGAGGCGGTGCTACGCAGCCTCCGGGCCGGCGTGGACGTCGCGCTGTGGGTCACCACCGACGAGGTGCCGGCGGTCTTGGACCGGTTGCAACAGGCGGTGGCGTCCGGCGACCTGCCGGCCAAGCAGGTCGACGAATCGCTGGTGCGGGTGGCGACGATGAAGGGCCCCAGCCCCAGCTGCGGCCACTAG
- a CDS encoding DUF2613 domain-containing protein — translation MNRIVAPAAASVVVGLLLGAAAIFGITLMVQQDTKPPLPGGDPQSSVLNRVEYGNRS, via the coding sequence ATGAACCGGATCGTTGCGCCCGCCGCAGCGAGCGTTGTGGTTGGTTTGTTGCTCGGCGCGGCCGCGATCTTCGGGATCACGCTGATGGTCCAGCAAGACACGAAGCCGCCACTCCCCGGGGGCGATCCGCAGTCGTCAGTGCTCAACCGGGTCGAGTACGGCAACCGTAGCTAG
- a CDS encoding LysR family transcriptional regulator, whose amino-acid sequence MLFRQLEYFVALAQERHFARAASACYVSQPALSEAIRKLESELNVPLVRRGQKFEGLTPEGERLVPWARRILADRDALKQEVTALRAGLTGELRLGVVPAASTTVALLTDPFCAAHPLVRVQLEVNLRSAGIVERVRKFELDAGILYPDQQDTADLLVTPLYHEQPVLIAAAELLGGEAKTMAWSDAVQLPLCLLTQGMRGRRVIDDALATHGLQVTPQLETDSVAALFAHVRTGRWASIVPQPWIHTLGVPAGVSVLRLRRPSVTALIALVTNRAEPGSLLARALRRTAREARIGATLGELS is encoded by the coding sequence ATGCTGTTCCGTCAGCTGGAGTACTTCGTCGCGCTCGCTCAAGAGCGCCACTTCGCGCGCGCCGCGAGCGCCTGTTACGTGTCGCAGCCGGCGCTGTCGGAAGCCATCCGCAAGCTTGAATCCGAACTCAACGTCCCGCTGGTGCGGCGCGGTCAGAAGTTCGAGGGTCTCACCCCGGAGGGTGAGCGGCTGGTGCCGTGGGCGCGGCGCATTCTGGCCGACCGCGACGCCCTCAAACAGGAGGTCACTGCGCTGCGGGCCGGCCTGACCGGCGAACTGCGGCTCGGCGTGGTGCCGGCCGCCTCGACCACCGTTGCGCTGCTTACGGATCCGTTCTGTGCGGCGCATCCGTTGGTGCGCGTTCAACTCGAGGTCAACCTGCGCTCGGCCGGCATCGTGGAGCGGGTCCGCAAGTTCGAATTGGACGCGGGCATCTTGTATCCGGACCAACAGGACACGGCCGATCTCCTGGTCACCCCGCTGTACCACGAGCAGCCGGTGCTCATCGCCGCCGCCGAACTGCTTGGCGGCGAGGCGAAAACGATGGCGTGGTCGGACGCCGTGCAGTTGCCGCTGTGCCTGCTGACCCAGGGCATGCGGGGCCGCCGGGTCATCGACGACGCGTTGGCCACCCACGGTCTGCAGGTCACCCCGCAGCTGGAAACCGATTCCGTGGCCGCGCTGTTCGCGCACGTTCGCACCGGCCGGTGGGCGAGCATCGTGCCGCAACCGTGGATCCACACCCTGGGCGTGCCGGCCGGGGTGAGCGTGCTGCGGCTGCGGCGCCCGTCGGTGACCGCGTTGATAGCACTGGTGACCAACCGGGCGGAGCCCGGCTCGTTGCTGGCGCGCGCGCTGCGACGGACCGCGCGCGAGGCCCGCATCGGCGCGACGCTGGGCGAGCTCTCCTAG
- a CDS encoding lipase maturation factor family protein, with protein sequence MDWFSAPEYWVGRLVLERGTAAIYLLGFVAAAVQFRALIGERGILPIPQFLARQSFWRTPSLFHLRYSDRLFAAVSWFGAALSAAIIAGAADAVPLGAAMAMWLMLWMLYLSIVNVGQTWYSFGWESLLLETGFLMIFLGNHDVAPPVLTLWMVRLLLFRVEFGAGLIKMRGDPCWRDLTCLYYHHETQPMPGPLSWFFHHLPKPLHRIEVAGNHFAQLIVPFGLFAPQPVASVAAAIIVITQLWLVASGNFAWLNWVTIVLAFSAIDDASFALVVPKGFVPAHAGLAPTPLWFVGLVAAVTAAVLFMSYWPLANMLSSRQRMNMSFNSFHLVNTYGAFGSIGRIRREVVIEGTDEEQITRETHWREYEFKGKPGDVCRLPRQWAPYHLRLDWLMWFAAISPGYAQPWLRPFLQRLLENDRPTLRLLRHNPFPDSPPRYVRAQLYQYRFTTPAELRHDRAWWHRALIGGYVPPMALSTTTSAN encoded by the coding sequence ATGGACTGGTTTTCCGCACCCGAATATTGGGTGGGCAGACTGGTGCTCGAGCGCGGCACCGCGGCGATTTACCTGCTCGGCTTCGTTGCCGCCGCGGTCCAGTTCCGCGCGCTCATCGGCGAGCGCGGCATCCTGCCCATCCCGCAGTTCTTGGCGAGGCAATCCTTTTGGCGCACGCCGAGCCTGTTTCACCTGCGTTATTCGGATCGGCTGTTTGCGGCCGTCTCCTGGTTCGGTGCGGCGCTGTCGGCGGCGATCATCGCCGGGGCCGCCGACGCGGTGCCGTTGGGGGCCGCGATGGCGATGTGGCTGATGCTGTGGATGCTCTACCTGTCGATCGTCAACGTCGGGCAGACCTGGTACTCCTTCGGCTGGGAGTCGTTGCTGCTGGAGACCGGGTTCCTGATGATCTTCCTGGGCAATCACGACGTGGCGCCGCCAGTGCTGACCCTCTGGATGGTCCGCCTGCTGTTGTTCCGGGTCGAGTTCGGTGCCGGACTGATCAAGATGCGCGGCGACCCGTGCTGGCGCGACCTGACGTGTTTGTACTACCACCACGAGACGCAACCCATGCCGGGGCCGTTGAGCTGGTTCTTCCACCACCTGCCCAAGCCCCTGCACCGGATTGAGGTGGCGGGCAACCATTTCGCGCAGCTGATCGTGCCGTTCGGATTGTTCGCGCCGCAGCCGGTGGCCAGCGTGGCCGCGGCGATCATCGTGATCACCCAATTGTGGCTGGTCGCCTCGGGCAATTTCGCGTGGCTCAATTGGGTGACGATCGTGTTGGCGTTCAGCGCCATCGACGACGCGTCGTTCGCGCTGGTTGTGCCCAAGGGCTTCGTCCCGGCGCACGCGGGCCTGGCGCCCACACCGCTGTGGTTCGTCGGGCTGGTGGCCGCCGTCACGGCCGCGGTGCTGTTCATGAGCTACTGGCCGCTGGCCAACATGTTGTCCTCGCGTCAGCGAATGAACATGTCGTTCAACTCATTTCATTTGGTGAACACCTACGGCGCATTCGGCAGCATCGGGCGGATCCGGCGGGAGGTGGTGATCGAAGGCACCGACGAGGAGCAGATCACCCGCGAAACACACTGGCGGGAATACGAGTTCAAGGGCAAGCCCGGCGATGTTTGCCGGCTGCCCCGCCAGTGGGCGCCGTACCACCTTCGCCTGGACTGGCTGATGTGGTTCGCCGCGATCTCGCCGGGGTACGCGCAGCCGTGGCTGAGGCCGTTCCTGCAACGGCTGCTGGAGAACGATCGGCCGACCCTGCGGTTGTTGCGCCACAACCCGTTTCCCGATTCACCACCCCGGTACGTGCGGGCACAGCTCTACCAGTACCGCTTCACCACACCGGCCGAGCTCCGCCACGATCGGGCTTGGTGGCATCGCGCCCTGATCGGCGGTTACGTGCCACCGATGGCCCTGTCGACGACGACCAGCGCCAACTGA
- a CDS encoding DUF2613 family protein yields MNGFSVAAAVSVAVGLSVGVATTVGITLAVADHRPVQVPSMQPPALPAGPYQVEYGDRCFHGHCLHW; encoded by the coding sequence ATTAACGGTTTCTCGGTGGCCGCCGCGGTTAGCGTCGCGGTGGGGTTGTCCGTCGGGGTGGCGACGACGGTCGGCATCACGCTCGCCGTGGCCGACCACAGGCCGGTGCAGGTGCCCAGCATGCAGCCCCCTGCGCTTCCGGCCGGTCCCTATCAGGTGGAATACGGCGACCGCTGCTTTCACGGGCACTGTCTGCACTGGTGA
- a CDS encoding NAD-dependent formate dehydrogenase: MSKCVMVLYPDPVDGYPPTYARDSIPTIRGYPDGSTVPTPSKIDFAPGELLGCVSGALGLRQFFEDAGHELVVTSDKYGPDSEFERELADAEVVISQPFWPAYLTAERIARAPRLKLALTAGIGSDHVDLDAAQQRGITVAEVTYSNSISVAEHTVMQILALVRNFVPSHRWAAEGGWNIADCAQRAYDLEGMDVGLIAAGRIGRAVLRRLAPFDVNLHYTDTRRLTPEAEKQLNVTFHPTVESLVQAVDVVSVHSPLYDDTRRMFNEQLIATMRRGSYIVNTARAEETVPEAIAAALKSGQLAGYAGDVWYPQPPPPDHPWRTMPNNAMTPHVSGTTLSAQARYAAGTREILESWFAGKPIRPEYLIVEGGKLAGTGALSYQK, encoded by the coding sequence ATGTCCAAGTGTGTGATGGTGCTCTATCCCGACCCCGTCGACGGGTACCCACCGACCTACGCGCGCGACAGCATCCCGACCATCCGGGGATACCCCGACGGCAGCACCGTGCCGACCCCGTCGAAGATCGACTTCGCCCCCGGCGAGCTGCTCGGCTGTGTCTCGGGTGCCCTGGGCCTGCGCCAGTTCTTCGAAGACGCGGGCCACGAATTGGTGGTCACGTCGGACAAGTACGGCCCCGACTCGGAATTCGAGCGTGAGCTGGCCGACGCGGAAGTCGTGATCTCCCAGCCGTTTTGGCCTGCCTACCTGACCGCGGAACGCATCGCCCGCGCCCCCAGGCTCAAGCTGGCGCTGACCGCGGGCATCGGCTCCGATCATGTCGACCTGGACGCGGCCCAGCAGCGCGGGATCACCGTGGCCGAGGTGACGTACAGCAACAGCATCAGCGTCGCCGAGCACACGGTGATGCAGATCCTGGCGCTGGTGCGCAATTTCGTGCCGTCACACCGGTGGGCGGCCGAAGGCGGCTGGAACATCGCCGATTGCGCCCAGCGCGCCTACGACCTGGAGGGGATGGACGTCGGGTTGATCGCGGCCGGCCGGATCGGGCGTGCCGTGCTGCGCCGGCTGGCGCCGTTCGACGTCAACCTGCACTACACCGACACCCGCCGGCTGACACCGGAAGCCGAGAAACAACTCAACGTCACGTTTCACCCCACGGTCGAGTCGCTGGTGCAGGCGGTCGACGTGGTGTCCGTCCACTCGCCGCTGTACGACGACACCCGCCGGATGTTCAACGAGCAGCTGATCGCGACCATGCGCCGCGGCTCCTACATCGTCAACACGGCCCGCGCCGAGGAGACGGTGCCGGAGGCGATCGCGGCCGCCCTGAAGTCCGGTCAGCTCGCGGGCTACGCCGGAGACGTGTGGTATCCGCAGCCGCCGCCGCCCGACCATCCGTGGCGGACGATGCCGAATAACGCTATGACACCGCATGTTTCGGGCACCACGCTATCCGCCCAGGCGCGTTATGCGGCCGGCACCCGGGAAATCCTGGAGAGCTGGTTCGCCGGCAAGCCCATCCGCCCCGAGTACCTGATCGTCGAGGGCGGCAAGCTCGCGGGCACCGGGGCGCTGTCCTACCAGAAGTAG